The following nucleotide sequence is from Zingiber officinale cultivar Zhangliang chromosome 10A, Zo_v1.1, whole genome shotgun sequence.
TAAAATAATGGTAGTCCAATAAATCtgtaagacaagtgttagcataattataattaaagaatagtaattagttcctatccttcctagaccaggaactagtcaatgtctcagtttagggatcccaaatggacctaaactagaccgaTGTCTAATGCCCCTTTAaccgggacgcgtcctcacttggtcactctccttcagtaacttaccttaacttactagtttgtcagacatctggtcagccgtcgacctgtctggatttcatgtcagctatccagtcagtccgttgacctagctggactcccTCAGAcctgtcaactcctgcacactaggttagtacaatagataaaatagtaaagtaaaatagTGTCAACATATTTTGTGGTCGACCAGAAACTAGTCGGTTACATATTACCTATGGTTACCTTCCTAGGGTTGTCTaccttcattcactaggacttccattgtctggcttcactcataaggactttctccacctagcttcactcattagggcccgacttcactcaccaggacttccactacctatcttcactcactagggcccggcttcactcaccaggacttccacttacctaacctctagttaggacttctcacttacctatccttcggttaggacttacccttgctagtcatctagtcttgaccagactactctcttccaaacatcaagttctgtttggattaacccttggtcaaactaacCAGAGTTaggtgcattgtcaaacatcgaaaccctagaggtcaattgtaccaacaatctctcccttttttatgtttgacaattttcttaagttaggcttgaGTCTTTATAGGTTATATCTCAAAATTTGAGAGATTAGTTACTTTCTCCctttaacttttctaacttaatATTACGATACCAGGTTCTCTCTCAAAATTTGAGAGATTAGTCACTTTCCCCctttaacttttctaacttaagattacTCTCcctctttggcacacatcaaaaaaatatataaacttaAGATCACTCTTGATTGGGTTTTACACCAACAATAACATTtgaaagatataattaagtgtTTCAAAATCGAGTGTTTTCAAAGGAGTGTTGCAAACTGATTTTTCAGAGTTGGTTGTCAAGGTAACTCTTTataatgaattttcaaaaatatttttcaaggtgttttcataaaaacttgtaaaacAAAGAGTATTtcataaaagattttgaaaataatttttcaaactcagTTTCAAGGATTTGCAAAACTAATTTTtgaatgaattttaaaaattacatttAATCTTTCAATCAGGACTCCCCATTAACTTAACACATTCTTAGGAATTATTGTTAATCACAAGTAAAACTTCCTATGTGTCTAGGGGGTTGATCTAAATTAAAAGAATACTAAGTTTGAaggtgaatttttaaaatatttttcaatacacTTGCCAAAaagcaaaataattttggaaatattttaagaatatttttcaaataaagtttgagaagattttttaaaatattttcaagtgtatttatagatatttttaaaaaatatttttacaaaagtaatttttcaaaagatttttcaaacatatttcTCAAAAACACCTCCCCTTAACCTGATTATCGTTGTTAACCATAGGCAATTCTACCCAGATGTCTAAGGGTCTATAAGTTTACGATTGACTTTGAAGGATTTAGACACTGGCTGCATGTCTTTGAGACCTATATAAGCAATAGTATTTGACTTAATTTTCTTTTCCTAACATCTCAAccattctagattttcaaacatgGTAATCTTAAGTGTTTAGAGAGATAATTTaacatgtattttaaaaattacttaagtATGAAATTTTAGATTAATCTTGTgttatatttaagttaaatttatgaTAGTTTTTGCATTAAAtgatttagttaaattatttttagagCGAATTAATTGATTAGTTATTATGTTAAGATTGATGTAATAGCTAAATTTCCAATTAATTCAGATTAACTAtaagttaatataatttaatcaataaataagttATAATTATTTTTGGATTAATAGTAAATATTGAATTAATTATTGAAAGTCATTAAGTTGAATAATTTACAGtagtaattaagtttgattaaattGATCAGAGTGATTAAAATTCATATTATTAAATGAATTATTAAATTAGGActaactaattaaaatttgagttaattgattATTAGTTAACTTAATTCATAtaagttaataaattttgaattaactaagatgaacatttattgaattttaaatataatttatgtttgaatttaattaagatttaagtttaaattaagaagaaaaaataagtcttaatttttttttgtttttaaatataaaaataagttttaaagaatttttaaaataatttttataaagaaatttttaaaacaatttttttaaaagaaaataatttttttaaaggatttttaaataattttttaaaagatttctaaaataattttaaaagaattttagcataatttgtaaataatttttatgtaatAATTTAATTacatatgtttaattaaattttgatttcagGGTTTTGATTAAATCCATATTAGGTtttatctaatttaatttaaatttaattttaattttaatttatttttaatttaattttaagtttaatttaatttagtctaatttaaattttaagtttaatttttaattttaagtttaattataaattttaactttaattttaatttttaattttaattttaattttaattttaattttaattttaatttttaattttaagtttaattttaatttttaagtttaattctaaattttaaattttaaatttaaatttaattttaattttaaattttaattttaagttttaagtttaattttaaattttatgtttaattttgaatttaaattttaagtttaatcttgaatttaaattttaagtttaattttaaatttaattttgaattttaagtttaatttttatttttaattttttttattttaaattttaaatttaagtttaatttttaatttttaatttttaagtttaattttaaattttaagtttttagtcATCTCCCCccatctacgttttcaatcaagaaatcttataattttgtgagatgaattaagttcaatttcagggtttggtttaactttgtgttagatttaggtttagttttaggttcaacaaacaaatattctttggataaacttctgggctatggtgagtcacttggacatcattagagtaaccatgctctcgaggttttccaaatagtctcatCTACTgagcttagtacaaaactttggtctaactagttaggatccgtaaggggtagtttcagttagttccactaaatcaaatgcaccaggtcgaagtcattcttcctagacatgcatagacagagtttccctaacttactattatccaaaacttcaccagtacttttGTAAAGTTAAACTATTGTTTCTATTTAAACTAGTCATAATTACCCAGCCGGGGTTAGggatgtaatcgagccgagccgagacGAACtgttgaatgtttgagcttggctcgtttataatcgagccgagctcgagctttatttaacaaatatattcatggctcacgagcttattcgagcttttatcgagcctaaacgagctgaataagtataaattataaatttaaatatttattaaaaattaaattatatatttagagaaaattataatattcttatcaaaatttataattttattctaataaataaatttaatatatttatctatatttttcataaatagagtataaaatttataaatttaatatcaaaattattatttttttaatttaaaagttgattaatgagcttaacgaacgtgttcacgagctaacgagccgagtattgtgaagctcgagcttggtttgtttatcttaacgagcctcattaaacgagcttttatcgaatcgagcttcgaatagctcacgagcggcttggttcatttacatccctagccGGGGTAatttattattttggaggtgttaACTAATTTGAagtctcccctgaattattgaatattcgttttagtttatttaaatatttaagttttaagtatTTTAATTGAGTTAAATGTAGATTTTAtgtattttaatttatgtttctgATTTAGATTCAGTTTGTTATTACATTTGTTGATTAATTTCATAATCAAGAGATACTTGATtatatcttatttttttaatttaaatttggtttagACTTATAATTCAAGTCTAGATTTAATGATTTGGTgggattattaattattttttctagtttacgaattttattttttaaaagattgatttttttttctaatttcctaaaccttgaatatgaaattttaaatattaaagagttgttttctaaattattgtttagatttttattggttaatttatttggttgagcatgcatatctaattgttGAGGTAAATCTAAACTAGAGCAATgataattatctaatttactaacatGTGTAGAAAAAATTGGATTGTCATGTATTGTAAACTTACTAACCTTTGCTCCCTCTAAATCCTTGGGTCTTCTTTTTGGGCATTGAAATTTGTAGTGACtcatctttttgcacttgaagcATTGTATATGCTCCTTCCCTTTTTGAACTTTGGTTGTAGACTTCTCCTTTACCTCTGGTTGTGTGGTTCGAGTCTTATAGGTGGGACActtacttaattttgaattttgaatttacaagTTTATCTTTAGAATCCTTGTTAGGATTCTCCTCCTCGTCTACCGTCATCTCAGATTCATATTCTGACTTTTGTTCTAACTCTGATTTAGATCCTTCTACCTTCTCTTGTGTCATTAAAGCcataaacactacaagaaaaaagcctaacaacaacggttttccaccgttgtcgtagcccctttcgaactgttgttaaaggtcgtgttgttaaaaggggtgcccaaagacaactgtttttaaccgttgtctttgaaggcaaagacaacagttttacaacggtgaaaaaccgttgtcttttccttcaaagacaacagtttttcatcgttgtctttgagcgtctacctttaataacagggtcttcaacaacagttttaaactatctacgacaacggtgaaaaaccgttgtcttttttagataaaaaaaaaaaaattaatacacaattttccaatattataaatcattcaaaatactaaatttcaaaataaaatttaatatacaattttctaacattcaaaaataatatctataacattctgaagaaatttcataagcaaccaacaaaatttcataagcaaccaacaaaatgataacactattaaagcaaaagtagaacaatataacacgagattttctaatcTGTTTTGACTGTTGAACTTTTGCTCCTATTCTGTTTCAAGGACCGCAGCGCTGCTACAGTGCTCTTCATGTATAAGCTCTGCATATAtttaatctcctccaactccggAACCCTCCCACCTGATTGTGCCGGCTTTGGCACTCCATTTTGTCCGTCGCATTCTACTGAAATTGACAGGTTGTTGCTGGGGAAGAGGTGGTCGAGCATAGCCACACACTCCTTCACGAGTTTGTATAGGAGATCAGTTGTAAAGATTGGCTGCTGCAGCACCTTTTCGATGAAGGGCTGCCTGATAAGTGCTCCTGTTCTCTTGTCATACTTCTTCAGTATTTTCACTAGACCTGAATTCATCACAACGAGAATAATAAACCATCTAAATGAGTgcacaaatttttttaaaaaaaagaaccaAAAGAAAGGACAGAACAGTTAATCAATAACACTCAGATAATTATAAACTATAATTAGGCTCTGATCATGACTATGCTAACATGAGTTTCCTTGTTAACAAATTGAGAAATAATGGTTTGGAGAAATTAACAAACAAGACATGTAATATCTAAAACAAATGGGAGAGTTTGATACCTAAATAAAATCAACCTTGTTCAGTCAATGTAAAATCAATTAAACTGCATTGGTAGTAGGCAAATAACATAAAATTTTCTGTTGTGGAAGTTATAATGAGAGTGGATTGATTGTTTCACCAATGACAAGAGAAATATTACTGtgtgatttgaagaagaaatccaaacatCTATTCTGCTGAATGCTAATTTATCATAACCTAGCAAAACAAATTTACCAAGCTACTCCAACGCTCTTCTTAATCAATCTGATCAATTAGTAAACATGATTGTAGAATAAAACCCATAAATTGCCTCTGAAGCGAAAGTGCTAAGTTTATACTGGACTGAATGTAATTCATACACCATATGGATTGTTTGCAATGAAAATTACAAgctccaaaaaaaaaacaaaggtttgGAACATAAAGGGATATCAATCCATCACAACTTAGATTGTTTGGAGGATCCACAGAAGTGTATTAATTTACATGTTAGAATACTGGAAATAAGCTACAGTGAAATCTTTAATGTGTACCATGGACTACATAAGaatagatcaagaaaaagttgaatTCTTACGGAAACCTACCCGTGTAGTTAATTACGTgatcttctccttagcctttactttcctttgaacattcttccttgatagtgatcttcaaaattatattaattgtcaaGATGCATGCTATAAAACTGTTCAAACAATCACTTAGATAAAGCTCAAACAATCACTTTGTTTGTGCTTCAAGATCCTACAAAGATTGAATTGCACATGGCAAAGATGTCGTCAGCCTGCAAACTTctcgcttaaatcaatttccaaacatgaaatactagtagcgatattgaactatttttctAGTTGTCAGTCTTTCTTGCAAAGGATGCAGTTTAATTTTCATTGACAGATAACATGTTGTATAAATACTTGACTAGCTGTAATATGAGTATGAAGTACTCGGGGATTAACTGTTGGAGTTATCTTTCAAATGTCGAATTAATGGAGAAGGACCTAACCTATCATAGTTTTCAAATAAAACATCTCAATAACCTGGGAAATGATGGGATAAAATGATTATCACGGTAATTTATATTAAACAAAAAGAGATTCCTACTTACATTGCAGGATAAGCCTatgagttttttgaattagatgaTGATGCAGATTGACTGCCTTTTGTTTCCTTGACATTCTCTTTCATATCAGGACAATCTTCATTTTTTGGGTTCAAGGTACTTGAATCCATCTTCTGGACCTCCTCTTTTGTGTATATAAAAATCTGACGGACCATAGCACAAAATTCCCTGCAGAAAATTATACAACACCAGTTGTCAACATATCCACTTTATACATAGAAAATGGAAGATATATATACATAAGAGAAGAACATTAGGAATGTAGAAGCATGCTTACTGCCAAGGGTCATCTCCAACAAGCATCATATCATCCTCATTATCAGTAAATACAATCATCCAATTTTTATTTGGAGCCATCAATTCTCCTTTGAATTCAAATAGCTGATCTAACTCCTCGATTAATTGGTCATAACCATCAAACTTTGTCAAGTCAACAGATCTtccaagtgcaacaccctgcttATGAACCTGATATCAAAATGGAAACAGAATCATCTTCTCCAATAAAAAAGAGGTACATTCTATAGCATGACATTCTTGATCTACTAAGGGATTGAATGGAGATGGACACTACACATTAAGTCAAATCTGAAAATGTGATTTAAAATCATTGGATCTTGCATATACACCAAAATTCAAaaagcaaaggaactagaaagaTATTAATCAGTCAGAAGCGAAGAACTAAATGGATGTTACTGCAAAAGGGAGAAATCATTTGATTTTAATGGAAGTTATCAGTTCTAGCATAGGCAGCATAAAGACTGTTGAAGAGTCACAGAGAAGTGGAGGGGATCGTCTTCGCCGTCGGCGGAGGAGGCGTCAGGGTACTTCTCGGTGAGGGCGCGGTGGGGGAGTTGCGGCTGGCGGTTGAGAAGGAAGCATATGTTTTTTGGCCGGACGGATCTGTAATAAACGATCACACAACCAAACTCAACATCCCAAACAATGTATACAATCAAGTCCACACAAATCTAGCACTAAAAACAACTTACCCTCGAGCCCTATCTGATATCTCTCTCGGAGGGCTAGGGAGGTTATTGTGGTGGTGCTGGTCGCTGCACTCTTCGACACAAATGGGGACGATGAACGAATCCTCCAGCGAGAACCCCTCTGCTGGAACCTGATCGGAAATGGAGATGAATCCGTTTGCTGCCTTCTTCTTGCTACCGCCTGAACCCCAGAAGGCAGGAGTGAAGGAAGAACGTCCGGAGGTGAAGGTTCttgccggagaacccctccggcaaGGTGGAGTTGGTCGGATCTGTCGCCGAAGGTTGCTGCCCCCTGCCGAGTTGTTGCTGCCGCTCATCGCTGGAAtctgagaagaagaaaagagtggaCTGTATTGGCTGGCCGGCCGGCGGCAGTGAAAGCAAAGGAGAAGCCGCCGAccggagagaagaaagaagaaggaggcgtGGTGTGGGGAGTTGTCGCCGCTGCCCTAGCTTGGCGCGAGGAAGAGAATTGCGCGAGAAGAGGGATTCCAGGGTTCTgttccgtgcgtgaggaagaaaaGGGGAGGTGGGTTTTCTTAATGGGTTCGGGTTTTGGGTTAAGGGTAAGTTGATCAACGGTCCAGATCGCTTTAAATCATGATGAAAGGCTAGATcacttagatctgaatgaagggGCAGGATTtcactggatcttgatcaacggtccacattAATTTAGCTTGATTTTtctcatttgacctccaaatcaagccaaatttgatCCGGTTCAACCCTAATCCatgactctttgaatttcctacaaaatcacatcaaaatatgcaattaaattccacaatttatagaaaatttataattaagtccaaaatgaattcctactcacaaaatataatataaacaccaaattaagcttgtgagaaggtaaaaatactaagtctaagagccaaaataactaataaaaatgctcattatcAGTGACCTAACCTCACGCGAACAAAAAAACTCTTTGTTCGTGAGTTTTTTTTtgtgaagttaaaaaaaactattatttttttgggattcaacaacattcaatagacaacagtttaataaaactgttgtatattatcatgcaaacaacgctaaaagacaacagttttttaaaaccgttgtctttgatatacattagacaacaattttttaaaaatcgttgtctttgacatacattagacaacagttttttaaaaacctttgtcatttaaaaaaaattatggtgaacaacaacggttttcaataaaaccgttgttaaatggcaaaaagacaacagtttctcgaaaaactattgtctattaggtgtggttaaatataaaatttcttgtagtgaaagCTGATTTGGTCTAATTCTGAGGATGACTCTAGGGATTTAGACTCAGATATGATATCTGGTTCGACTTAATCctctagctccatcggctcctcgtgaagcttggtcagTCGAGTCCAGAACTCATAGGCATTTAGATATTCTCTAATTCTGCATGTGATTTCATTAGGtaactgatccggtggtaagacgtGACCCGCCCGGTAGGAAGTCAAAATGGTCAACACCCAGGGTAGGCGTCCGATCGGGCAAGATACCTTCCCGAGCGGCAAAAAGAATAGCCGACCCGGCATCTCGACAACTCGACCTGACACCAAGTTTCTGATGCTCGTAAGGCAAAGCGGGAAGAGATGAAGGTCGAGCGGCCGTCCCGCTCGGCTAACAAGGGACACGACATCAACCCGGCAGTTAGGGCTCCCTCACCCGACAGGGTGGAGTCGGACATCAAAtcaccggccgagcggacacccaAATCAGTTCGACCTTAGTGTCGCCTGGAGGGCATTAGCCGAgcagttcctccgctcggcccggggAAGGTGCTAGCCAAGCAGTTCCTCCGCTCGACCCGGTAAAGGACAAAGGGAGTagttggcgatatcttcctaggAACCAGTGCTGCCGACAATAGGCATGGTGGGCGGCATGGTCagatagagaatcgtacggtaGAAACTTCCACtatcacatcagagatatgctcgtgctattaaggtatgacgtcagatatgattttctgacacatccattccaggtatgctttgaggagtgtGCACGCCTCGAGGGGCATGCGCGCGCCTCTagggatccctatataaggaaccccagacttcgacgaaggtatgctcacttctttactgtagctacagttctcgtttcTTCTTTGCTCTGCTCTTTTTTCACTAGagatcttacttgagcgtcggagggcggAACCCCTTCCCGGTTTGGCACTGTGTTTGCAGGTCCACGTCAGCAGGTGACCTACGTCTTCAGGGTCTTCGACtagtcaacaggagcgccacatccccagcgtccatcgactccgttctcggacaggatcaaatttggcgccgtctgtgggaacgtacttgaatccgagccaagaagatggaagaagatgGACGACAGCACACTGTGACACTCTctccagaagaactcgacgcgctCATACAGGCATGAGCGGCCAAGATAATAGAGTAGCAACAGAAGGCGTTAGCTGATCGGATGGTGCAACAAGCAACCTCAGCGTCTGGAGGTCGAGCGGCGCAAGAAGATTGACTGGAACAACTTTCCATATGGGGACAAAACAAAGGTTCGACCGACACGCAGGTGGAGGCACCGCCCGCCCCAATTCCCTTCCACCGGGCCTTGTTCCAAACGCCATCTAAGATCGCGCAAGTGAATCGGGATCGGTCTTCATCAGACGAAGCTCCCGCTCTGGATATGAGAAAGGGTAAAGCGCCCCAAGCTGACTCATCCCCCCAGCAGATCAATCGTCAATTCTTCGAGGCAATTCTACAAGATCCTCTACCAAGACATTATGCACCCTTGGCGATCGACGAATACAATGGGTCAACTGATCCGGACGACCACCTCGACAAATTCGACAACGCAacaacccttcatcaatacacggatggagttaagtgtcgagtcttcctAACCACATTTTCCGGCTCAGCATAACATTGGTTTCGAAGGTTGCCGGATGGGTCGATTCAGAGCTTCAAGGACTTCAGGACgactttcctccaccacttcgcaagcagcaggcgctatcagaagaccagcATCAGTCTGTTCTCTATGAAGCAAGGACCAAGAGAGACTCTATGGGCTTATATTCAACGCtttaaccaggtggccatggacatccccacaGTCTCATCCGAGActatgatgcatgccttcacccaagggctcatcgatggggacttcttccgctcgctcattagGAAGCCGCCCTGCGATTACGACCATATGCTGAAGAAGGACAGCGAGTATATCAACGTAGAGGAAGCGCAGGCGGTGCAAAGAAAAtaaatggcatcaaaaccattggTGCATGCCGAACGAAGGCCGCTGACCAGCCACCAGCCTCCAAGAGGGCCCCGAGCCGATGTGGCACGACCACATCAGGAGGCAAGGTCACACGCCGTCTAACACGTGGCGGTCGAACGGCCAAGGcccaagggaaaggtatggactcctatgttTTGTGTCTTCCATCAATCCGCAACCCACAACACCCGTGACTGTCGCGGAGTCCTTGCAGTCGCCCAGCCGACTCCCAGGAGTTATCGCCGCCGATCGCCTTCCCCCGAACTGTAGTATAGGTGGTCGAGTATCGGACAGCGAGAGGAGATCAGACGGTCACCCGAGCGGCGGCATCATCCTCAAGCAAGGAGTGACGACCGCGCCCCAGCCTCACACGAGCAAGTCAGGcactccgctcgggaggaggaaaaccgaAGCAACACCGCTCaagtgaaatcaacatcatagttGGTGGACCGAccagcggagactccaaccgagcccgaaaGTCATATGTTAGGTGATTGGAGATCCATACTGTAGGATGCAGCCAAGAGAGGGTGAGCGGGCCCGAAATAAGCTTTGGTCCTAGGGATCTTGATGGAATTGAAGTGTCGCgcgacgacgccctcatcatctaTGCGGTAattgccaactacactattcatcgcatatttattgacacagggagttcgatcaacatcatcttcaagaaagccTTTGACCAGCTCCAGATCAACCGGGTCGAGTTGCTACCGATGACGACCCCTTTGTATGGGTTCACCGGCAATGAGGTCCAGCCGATCGGTCAGACAAGGTTGGCTATAtcactcggagaggagccgctccgAAGGAccaggaccaccaccttcatcgtcgTGAATGCCCCGTCAGCCTATAACGTCATCCTGGGCCGACCGACTCTCAATGAATTCCGGGCAGTAGTCTCGACctattgccagaagatcaagttccccgtaaaAGACCAGGTAGGGGAAATCAAAGGGGATCAACTAGCTGCCCAACGCTActacgtcgagatggtgaagGCGGAAGCTAAGTCCGCTCGGAAAATTCCCGACACGAGGTAAACGCCATAGCCGAAAAACCTCctactctagtttatgaagagaaagaaaaagtgcAGATACACCTTAGCCGGACGGATGCAACGACTTTCAGAGCGGTCGACCTGCAG
It contains:
- the LOC122027320 gene encoding SPX domain-containing protein 1-like; this translates as MSRKQKAVNLHHHLIQKTHRLILQCLVKILKKYDKRTGALIRQPFIEKVLQQPIFTTDLLYKLVKECVAMLDHLFPSNNLSISVECDGQNGVPKPAQSGGRVPELEEIKYMQSLYMKSTVAALRSLKQNRSKSSTVKTD